One window from the genome of Streptococcus parasanguinis encodes:
- the rplA gene encoding 50S ribosomal protein L1: MAKKSKQLRAALEKIDSTKVYSVEEAVALAKETNFAKFDATVEVAYNLNIDVKKADQQIRGAMVLPNGTGKTARVLVFARGAKAEEAKAAGADFVGEDDLVAKINDGWLDFDVVIATPDMMALVGRLGRVLGPRNLMPNPKTGTVTMDVAKAVEESKGGKITYRADKAGIVQAIIGKVSFDDTKLVENFKAFNDTIQKAKPATAKGTYVTSLTLTTTQGPGIKVDVNSL, translated from the coding sequence ATGGCTAAAAAAAGCAAACAACTTCGTGCTGCTCTTGAAAAAATCGACAGCACAAAAGTCTACAGCGTAGAAGAAGCTGTAGCTCTTGCAAAAGAAACTAACTTTGCAAAATTTGACGCAACTGTAGAAGTTGCTTACAACTTGAACATCGACGTGAAAAAAGCTGACCAACAAATCCGTGGTGCAATGGTATTGCCAAACGGAACTGGTAAAACAGCTCGCGTACTTGTATTTGCACGTGGTGCAAAAGCTGAAGAAGCAAAAGCTGCTGGTGCAGACTTCGTAGGTGAAGATGACCTTGTTGCGAAAATCAACGATGGTTGGTTGGACTTCGACGTTGTTATCGCTACACCTGACATGATGGCTCTTGTTGGACGTCTTGGACGTGTCCTTGGACCACGTAACTTGATGCCAAACCCTAAAACTGGTACAGTAACAATGGATGTTGCGAAAGCAGTTGAAGAGTCTAAAGGTGGTAAAATCACTTACCGTGCTGATAAAGCAGGTATCGTTCAAGCGATCATCGGTAAAGTTTCATTCGATGATACTAAATTGGTTGAAAACTTTAAAGCTTTCAACGACACAATCCAAAAAGCAAAACCAGCTACAGCTAAAGGTACTTACGTAACTAGCTTGACTTTGACTACAACTCAAGGTCCTGGTATCAAAGTGGATGTTAACTCACTTTAA
- the pyrH gene encoding UMP kinase, translated as MVEPKYKRILIKLSGEALAGERGVGIDIKTVQNMAQEIKEVHELGIEIALVIGGGNLWRGEPAAEAGMDRVQADYTGMLGTVMNALVMADSLQQVGVDTRVQTAIAMQQVAEPYIRGRALRHLEKDRIVIFGAGIGSPYFSTDTTAALRAAEIEADAILMAKNGVDGVYNADPKKDASAVKFEELTHRDVINKGLRIMDSTASTLSMDNDIDLVVFNMNEPGNIKRVVFGENIGTTVSNNVEK; from the coding sequence ATGGTAGAACCTAAGTATAAACGTATCTTAATCAAGCTATCTGGTGAGGCTCTTGCTGGCGAACGTGGTGTCGGAATCGATATCAAAACTGTCCAAAATATGGCCCAAGAAATCAAGGAAGTTCATGAACTTGGAATTGAAATTGCCTTGGTGATTGGAGGGGGAAACCTTTGGCGTGGAGAACCTGCTGCTGAAGCAGGGATGGATCGTGTTCAAGCAGACTACACAGGTATGCTTGGTACTGTCATGAACGCCCTTGTGATGGCTGATTCGCTTCAACAAGTTGGCGTGGATACCCGTGTTCAAACTGCGATTGCCATGCAACAAGTTGCAGAACCATATATCCGTGGTCGTGCCCTTCGTCACCTTGAAAAAGATCGGATCGTGATCTTTGGTGCAGGGATCGGTTCTCCTTACTTCTCAACAGATACGACCGCAGCCCTTCGTGCAGCTGAGATTGAAGCAGATGCCATTCTCATGGCCAAAAATGGGGTCGATGGTGTTTACAATGCCGATCCGAAAAAAGATGCTTCAGCTGTGAAATTTGAGGAATTGACTCACCGTGATGTGATCAACAAAGGTCTTCGCATCATGGACTCAACAGCCTCTACTCTCTCCATGGACAACGACATTGACTTGGTTGTCTTTAATATGAATGAACCAGGCAATATCAAACGCGTTGTCTTTGGTGAAAATATCGGTACAACCGTATCAAATAACGTAGAAAAATAA
- the frr gene encoding ribosome recycling factor encodes MANPIVEKAKERMTQSHQSLGREFGTIRAGRANASLLDRIFVEYYGVETPLNQLASITIPEARVLLITPFDKSSLKDIEHSINAFDLGITPANDGSVIRLVIPALTEETRRDLAKEVKKVGENAKVAIRNIRRDAMDEAKKQEKAKEITEDELKGLEKEIQKVTDDAVKHVDEMTAHKEKELMEV; translated from the coding sequence ATGGCAAACCCAATCGTAGAAAAAGCAAAAGAAAGAATGACTCAGTCTCACCAAAGTTTGGGACGTGAATTTGGTACCATCCGTGCTGGACGTGCAAACGCAAGTCTTTTGGATCGTATTTTCGTAGAATACTACGGAGTAGAGACACCATTGAACCAATTGGCATCTATCACCATTCCAGAAGCGCGTGTCTTGTTGATCACTCCATTTGATAAATCATCTTTGAAAGACATCGAGCACAGCATCAATGCTTTTGACCTTGGCATCACTCCAGCCAACGATGGATCTGTTATCCGCTTGGTTATCCCAGCTTTGACAGAAGAAACTCGTCGTGACTTAGCAAAAGAAGTGAAAAAAGTGGGTGAAAATGCTAAAGTAGCGATCCGTAACATTCGTCGTGATGCTATGGATGAAGCGAAGAAACAAGAAAAAGCAAAAGAAATCACAGAAGATGAATTGAAAGGTCTTGAAAAAGAGATTCAAAAAGTTACGGATGACGCTGTTAAGCATGTAGATGAAATGACAGCTCACAAAGAAAAAGAATTGATGGAAGTTTAA
- the cvfB gene encoding RNA-binding virulence regulatory protein CvfB, with protein MNTNLASYIMGMVIDENDHFYFVQKDGQTYALDKAEGPHQVGESVKGFAYTDMKQKLRLTTLEVTATQESFGWGTVTEVRKDLGVFVDTGLPDKQIVVSLDILPEIKDLWPKKGDRLYIRLEVDKKDRIWGILAYQEDFQRLARPAYNNMQNQNWPAIVYRLKLSGTFVYLPENNMLGFIHPSERYAEPRLGEVLNARVIGFREVDRTLNLSLKPRSFEMLENDAQMILTYLEANGGFMTLNDKSSPEEIKATFGISKGQFKKALGGLMKAKKIKQDQFGTELI; from the coding sequence ATGAATACGAATCTAGCAAGCTACATCATGGGAATGGTCATTGATGAAAATGATCACTTCTATTTTGTTCAAAAAGATGGCCAAACCTACGCGCTTGATAAAGCAGAAGGCCCACACCAAGTCGGAGAAAGTGTCAAGGGCTTTGCCTATACAGATATGAAGCAAAAACTACGACTCACGACACTTGAAGTCACTGCAACTCAAGAAAGCTTTGGCTGGGGAACGGTCACGGAAGTGCGCAAGGATTTGGGAGTCTTCGTGGATACAGGGCTTCCAGATAAGCAGATTGTTGTCTCACTAGATATCCTACCGGAGATCAAAGATCTATGGCCTAAAAAGGGCGATCGTCTCTATATTCGTTTAGAAGTCGATAAGAAAGATCGGATTTGGGGGATCTTAGCCTACCAGGAAGATTTCCAGCGTTTGGCTCGTCCAGCCTACAACAATATGCAAAACCAAAACTGGCCAGCCATTGTCTACCGCTTGAAATTGTCTGGGACCTTTGTTTACCTTCCAGAGAATAATATGCTGGGCTTTATCCACCCAAGTGAGCGCTATGCAGAACCTCGTTTGGGAGAGGTCTTAAATGCTCGCGTTATTGGTTTTCGTGAGGTGGACCGGACCTTGAACCTATCTTTGAAGCCACGCTCCTTTGAGATGTTGGAAAACGATGCCCAAATGATTTTGACCTATTTGGAAGCCAATGGTGGCTTTATGACCTTGAATGATAAATCATCTCCAGAAGAGATCAAGGCAACTTTTGGGATTTCAAAAGGCCAGTTCAAAAAGGCCTTGGGTGGCTTGATGAAGGCCAAAAAAATCAAGCAGGACCAGTTTGGAACAGAGTTAATCTAA